One genomic region from Rosa rugosa chromosome 1, drRosRugo1.1, whole genome shotgun sequence encodes:
- the LOC133724565 gene encoding uncharacterized protein LOC133724565 — translation MATRSNMKGFYKQKKSTTAGGISKKKKTQAASAAAASLGSDVTQPSALISHGAPDLKDDYDEQEEVLRQFDLNTAYGPCFGITRLARWERACKLGMDPPKEVESLLKSGKVRLECLWDGRI, via the exons ATGGCAACGAGATCGAATATGAAGGGTTTCTACAAGCAAAAGAAGAGCACCACCGCCGGTGGTATctccaagaagaagaaaacccaAGCCGcttccgccgccgccgcctctTTGGGCTCCGACGTCACCCAACCCTCCGCCCTTATCTCCCACGGCGCTCCTGATCTCAAAG ATGATTATGATGAGCAAGAGGAGGTGCTGAGGCAATTTGATTTGAACACGGCGTATGGGCCGTGTTTTGGGATCACCAGACTCGCAAGGTGGGAGCGTGCCTGCAAGCTGGGGATGGACCCTCCCAAGGAAGTGGAGAGTCTTTTGAAGAGTGGGAAGGTTCGACTCGAGTGCTTGTGGGATGGTCGCATTTAG
- the LOC133724429 gene encoding disease resistance protein RPV1-like isoform X3: MRRLLHHYCKTMLLDSFLPLQTKSKDTTEGDSSSSSLTPQWKFDVFLSFRGEDTRYNFTDHLYNALLQRGINTFIDNDLARGEDISGELLKTIEDSRISVIVFSENYASSKWCLDELVKILECKESKKQLVWPIFYKVDPSDVRNQRGSFGEAIVQHEHKFKDDIEKVNRWRVALSKAADLSGSHFFDGYESKFIHEVVEEISVKVLRRTYLNVAKHPVGIQRRHQCVEELLGVGENDVRMVGIWGIGGIGKTTLAKAIYNSNADKFEASYFMYNVREHSTMVGGLVQLQQSFLSEIMGKKTLAVVNVDRGINVIKERVRNKKVLLILDDVNQLDQLNNLAGGCDWFGSGSRIIITTRDKHLLDVHQVHSIYEVEGLDFDEALELLSWNAFKRNVPLDDYMELAEHAVNNAQRLPLALTILGSHLCGRSIEKWKAALESYKRVPNKDIQGILKISYDGLDYSEKEVFLDIACFLKGRNMDYVKQILESCDLDPVIGIEVLKEKALITITKWSHGIEIIWMHDFLEELGKEIVHQESPTEPGKRSRLWFHEDVYHVLTENTIKLKAS; encoded by the exons ATGAGAAGACTTTTGCATCATTATTGCAAGACTATGCTCTTGGATTCTTTTCTTCCTCTGCAGACGAAATCCAAAG ATACCACTGAAGGAgattcctcctcttcttcactCACTCCTCAATGGAAGTTCGATGTCTTTCTAAGTTTTAGAGGTGAAGATACGCGCTATAATTTCACAGACCATTTGTACAATGCATTGCTGCAGAGGGGAATCAACACCTTTATAGATAATGATCTTGCTAGAGGAGAAGACATATCAGGAGAGCTTCTCAAAACAATTGAGGATTCAAGGATTTCAGTCATCGTATTCTCTGAAAACTATGCATCGTCAAAGTGGTGTTTGGACGAACTTGTTAAGATCCTTGAATGTAAAGAATCAAAGAAACAATTGGTTTGGCCAATCTTTTACAAGGTGGATCCATCTGATGTGCGGAACCAAAGAGGTAGTTTTGGTGAGGCAATTGTGCAGCATGAACACAAGTTTAAGGATGACATTGAAAAAGTCAACAGATGGAGGGTAGCTCTTTCAAAAGCAGCAGATTTGTCAGGCAGCCATTTCTTTGACGG TTATGAATCCAAATTTATCCATGAGGTGGTTGAGGAGATTTCGGTCAAGGTACTACGCCGCACATATTTGAATGTGGCTAAGCATCCAGTTGGGATACAACGTCGTCATCAATGTGTGGAAGAGCTCTTAGGTGTTGGGGAAAATGATGTTCGAATGGTAGGGATATGGGGCATCGGTGGAATTGGTAAGACAACACTTGCTAAAGCTATTTATAATTCAAATGCGGATAAGTTTGAAGCTAGCTATTTTATGTATAATGTTAGAGAACATTCAACGATGGTTGGAGGCCTAGTCCAACTACAGCAGTCCTTTCTATCTGAGATTATGGGAAAAAAGACGCTAGCAGTGGTTAATGTTGACAGAGGAATCAATGTGATAAAGGAAAGAGTGAGAAATAAAAAAGTTCTCTTAATTCTTGATGATGTCAATCAATTGGACCAGTTAAACAACTTAGCCGGAGGGTGTGATTGGTTTGGTTCTGGCAGTAGAATTATCATAACAACTAGAGATAAGCATTTGCTAGATGTTCATCAAGTTCATTCAATCTATGAGGTTGAGGGGTTAGATTTTGATGAAGCTCTCGAGCTTTTAAGTTGGAATGCCTTCAAAAGAAATGTACCTTTAGATGATTATATGGAACTTGCAGAGCATGCAGTAAACAATGCCCAACGCCTTCCATTGGCTTTGACAATTTTAGGTTCTCATCTTTGTGGTAGAAGCATAGAGAAATGGAAGGCTGCACTAGAGAGTTACAAAAGAGTTCCTAACAAAGACATTCAAGGCATTCTCAAAATAAGTTATGATGGATTGGATTACTCTGAGAAGGAAGTGTTTCTTGATATTGCATGTTTCTTGAAAGGGAGGAATATGGACTATGTGAAGCAAATACTAGAATCGTGTGACCTCGACCCTGTCATTGGTATTGAAGTACTTAAAGAAAAGGCCCTCATAACTATTACTAAATGGAGCCATGGTATTGAGATCATTTGGATGCATGACTTTTTAGAAGAATTGGGAAAAGAGATAGTACACCAAGAATCACCCACTGAGCCAGGAAAACGTAGCAGATTGTGGTTTCATGAAGATGTATACCATGTTCTGACAGAAAATACT ATCAAGTTAAAGGCATCATGA
- the LOC133724434 gene encoding uncharacterized protein At5g64816, with translation MVDAWWSLLAAIPAVVAGQAYRVKKRRAEEQRLKSARGREKSSDEIFVCERVCTSKRMLKKVGAFSKDPIPDTCVTVCGVSELDACADACARTVCVNQHQVPNWNDICLRRCQSECLKLSSSSSS, from the coding sequence ATGGTGGATGCGTGGTGGTCCCTGTTAGCTGCTATCCCTGCAGTGGTTGCAGGACAAGCATATCGGGTCAAGAAAAGGCGCGCTGAAGAGCAGAGATTAAAGAGTGCTAGGGGAAGGGAGAAGAGTTCTGATGAGATTTTTGTCTGTGAGAGGGTATGCACATCAAAGAGAATGCTCAAAAAGGTAGGTGCATTCTCAAAGGACCCTATTCCTGATACATGTGTTACTGTATGTGGTGTCTCTGAGCTCGATGCATGCGCTGATGCATGTGCGCGCACTGTTTGCGTGAACCAACACCAAGTGCCCAACTGGAATGACATCTGCCTTCGGAGATGCCAGAGTGAATGTCTAAAACTCTCTTCCTCCAGTTCTTCATAG
- the LOC133724433 gene encoding uncharacterized protein LOC133724433 isoform X1, with amino-acid sequence MDKFSRRTALLLFWFIIVSLQIPKTIGEEGQQNEEQQTYYTKTLSVLQDTVSMLQKSHQSAWDKMKTVISDMQMQFMPPSLDFRGQDKKGETEGEGVGDKMKDAAQKSFETSKHTVEESAKSAADAVHKTAEKVKEAVASDESAAEL; translated from the exons ATGGACAAATTTAGCAGAAGAACTGCACTTCTCCTCTTCTGGTTCATCATCGTCTCACTACAGATTCCGAAAACAATTGGAGAAGAAGGACAACAGAATGAGGAGCAGCAAACCTATTATACAAAGACACTGTCTGTGCTGCAAGACACAGTCTCTATGCTGCAAAAGTCTCATCAATCTGCCTGGGATAAGATGAAAACCGTCATATCAGATATGCAGATGCAGTTTATGCCTCCATCTTTAGA TTTCAGGGGGCAGGATAAAAAGGGCGAAACTGAGGGTGAAGGCGTGGGAGATAAGATGAAAGACGCAGCTCAGAAGAGCTTCGAAACAAGCAAACATACAGTAGAGGAATCAGCTAAATCAGCTGCTGATGCTGTGCACAAGACAGCAGAGAAGGTAAAGGAAGCTGTTGCCAGTGATGAGTCTGCTGCAGAGCTTTAA
- the LOC133724429 gene encoding disease resistance protein RPV1-like isoform X2 — MLSDTTEGDSSSSSLTPQWKFDVFLSFRGEDTRYNFTDHLYNALLQRGINTFIDNDLARGEDISGELLKTIEDSRISVIVFSENYASSKWCLDELVKILECKESKKQLVWPIFYKVDPSDVRNQRGSFGEAIVQHEHKFKDDIEKVNRWRVALSKAADLSGSHFFDGYESKFIHEVVEEISVKVLRRTYLNVAKHPVGIQRRHQCVEELLGVGENDVRMVGIWGIGGIGKTTLAKAIYNSNADKFEASYFMYNVREHSTMVGGLVQLQQSFLSEIMGKKTLAVVNVDRGINVIKERVRNKKVLLILDDVNQLDQLNNLAGGCDWFGSGSRIIITTRDKHLLDVHQVHSIYEVEGLDFDEALELLSWNAFKRNVPLDDYMELAEHAVNNAQRLPLALTILGSHLCGRSIEKWKAALESYKRVPNKDIQGILKISYDGLDYSEKEVFLDIACFLKGRNMDYVKQILESCDLDPVIGIEVLKEKALITITKWSHGIEIIWMHDFLEELGKEIVHQESPTEPGKRSRLWFHEDVYHVLTENTGTDQVKGIMIRLPRREVICLSDKCFSNMKNLKFFINCNASLSGDVDHLPNELRFLDWPGCHLQSLPFNSNRKKLDVLNMPYSLIRQLGEGFKICNI; from the exons ATGCTTTCAGATACCACTGAAGGAgattcctcctcttcttcactCACTCCTCAATGGAAGTTCGATGTCTTTCTAAGTTTTAGAGGTGAAGATACGCGCTATAATTTCACAGACCATTTGTACAATGCATTGCTGCAGAGGGGAATCAACACCTTTATAGATAATGATCTTGCTAGAGGAGAAGACATATCAGGAGAGCTTCTCAAAACAATTGAGGATTCAAGGATTTCAGTCATCGTATTCTCTGAAAACTATGCATCGTCAAAGTGGTGTTTGGACGAACTTGTTAAGATCCTTGAATGTAAAGAATCAAAGAAACAATTGGTTTGGCCAATCTTTTACAAGGTGGATCCATCTGATGTGCGGAACCAAAGAGGTAGTTTTGGTGAGGCAATTGTGCAGCATGAACACAAGTTTAAGGATGACATTGAAAAAGTCAACAGATGGAGGGTAGCTCTTTCAAAAGCAGCAGATTTGTCAGGCAGCCATTTCTTTGACGG TTATGAATCCAAATTTATCCATGAGGTGGTTGAGGAGATTTCGGTCAAGGTACTACGCCGCACATATTTGAATGTGGCTAAGCATCCAGTTGGGATACAACGTCGTCATCAATGTGTGGAAGAGCTCTTAGGTGTTGGGGAAAATGATGTTCGAATGGTAGGGATATGGGGCATCGGTGGAATTGGTAAGACAACACTTGCTAAAGCTATTTATAATTCAAATGCGGATAAGTTTGAAGCTAGCTATTTTATGTATAATGTTAGAGAACATTCAACGATGGTTGGAGGCCTAGTCCAACTACAGCAGTCCTTTCTATCTGAGATTATGGGAAAAAAGACGCTAGCAGTGGTTAATGTTGACAGAGGAATCAATGTGATAAAGGAAAGAGTGAGAAATAAAAAAGTTCTCTTAATTCTTGATGATGTCAATCAATTGGACCAGTTAAACAACTTAGCCGGAGGGTGTGATTGGTTTGGTTCTGGCAGTAGAATTATCATAACAACTAGAGATAAGCATTTGCTAGATGTTCATCAAGTTCATTCAATCTATGAGGTTGAGGGGTTAGATTTTGATGAAGCTCTCGAGCTTTTAAGTTGGAATGCCTTCAAAAGAAATGTACCTTTAGATGATTATATGGAACTTGCAGAGCATGCAGTAAACAATGCCCAACGCCTTCCATTGGCTTTGACAATTTTAGGTTCTCATCTTTGTGGTAGAAGCATAGAGAAATGGAAGGCTGCACTAGAGAGTTACAAAAGAGTTCCTAACAAAGACATTCAAGGCATTCTCAAAATAAGTTATGATGGATTGGATTACTCTGAGAAGGAAGTGTTTCTTGATATTGCATGTTTCTTGAAAGGGAGGAATATGGACTATGTGAAGCAAATACTAGAATCGTGTGACCTCGACCCTGTCATTGGTATTGAAGTACTTAAAGAAAAGGCCCTCATAACTATTACTAAATGGAGCCATGGTATTGAGATCATTTGGATGCATGACTTTTTAGAAGAATTGGGAAAAGAGATAGTACACCAAGAATCACCCACTGAGCCAGGAAAACGTAGCAGATTGTGGTTTCATGAAGATGTATACCATGTTCTGACAGAAAATACT GGAACAGATCAAGTTAAAGGCATCATGATTCGGTTACCCCGACGAGAGGTGATATGTTTGAGTGATAAATGCTTCTCAAATATGAAAAACCTTAAATTCTTTATAAACTGTAATGCATCCCTCTCTGGAGATGTTGATCATCTCCCCAATGAGTTAAGGTTCCTTGATTGGCCTGGATGTCATCTACAATCTTTGCCTTTCAATTCTAATCGGAAGAAGCTTGATGTACTGAATATGCCATACAGTCTCATCAGACAATTGGGGGAGGGATTCAAG ATATGCAATATCTGA
- the LOC133724433 gene encoding uncharacterized protein LOC133724433 isoform X2 has product MDKFSRRTALLLFWFIIVSLQIPKTIGEEGQQNEEQQTYYTKTLSVLQDTVSMLQKSHQSAWDKMKTVISDMQMQFMPPSLEGQDKKGETEGEGVGDKMKDAAQKSFETSKHTVEESAKSAADAVHKTAEKVKEAVASDESAAEL; this is encoded by the exons ATGGACAAATTTAGCAGAAGAACTGCACTTCTCCTCTTCTGGTTCATCATCGTCTCACTACAGATTCCGAAAACAATTGGAGAAGAAGGACAACAGAATGAGGAGCAGCAAACCTATTATACAAAGACACTGTCTGTGCTGCAAGACACAGTCTCTATGCTGCAAAAGTCTCATCAATCTGCCTGGGATAAGATGAAAACCGTCATATCAGATATGCAGATGCAGTTTATGCCTCCATCTTTAGA GGGGCAGGATAAAAAGGGCGAAACTGAGGGTGAAGGCGTGGGAGATAAGATGAAAGACGCAGCTCAGAAGAGCTTCGAAACAAGCAAACATACAGTAGAGGAATCAGCTAAATCAGCTGCTGATGCTGTGCACAAGACAGCAGAGAAGGTAAAGGAAGCTGTTGCCAGTGATGAGTCTGCTGCAGAGCTTTAA
- the LOC133724429 gene encoding disease resistance protein RPV1-like isoform X1, with protein sequence MRRLLHHYCKTMLLDSFLPLQTKSKDTTEGDSSSSSLTPQWKFDVFLSFRGEDTRYNFTDHLYNALLQRGINTFIDNDLARGEDISGELLKTIEDSRISVIVFSENYASSKWCLDELVKILECKESKKQLVWPIFYKVDPSDVRNQRGSFGEAIVQHEHKFKDDIEKVNRWRVALSKAADLSGSHFFDGYESKFIHEVVEEISVKVLRRTYLNVAKHPVGIQRRHQCVEELLGVGENDVRMVGIWGIGGIGKTTLAKAIYNSNADKFEASYFMYNVREHSTMVGGLVQLQQSFLSEIMGKKTLAVVNVDRGINVIKERVRNKKVLLILDDVNQLDQLNNLAGGCDWFGSGSRIIITTRDKHLLDVHQVHSIYEVEGLDFDEALELLSWNAFKRNVPLDDYMELAEHAVNNAQRLPLALTILGSHLCGRSIEKWKAALESYKRVPNKDIQGILKISYDGLDYSEKEVFLDIACFLKGRNMDYVKQILESCDLDPVIGIEVLKEKALITITKWSHGIEIIWMHDFLEELGKEIVHQESPTEPGKRSRLWFHEDVYHVLTENTGTDQVKGIMIRLPRREVICLSDKCFSNMKNLKFFINCNASLSGDVDHLPNELRFLDWPGCHLQSLPFNSNRKKLDVLNMPYSLIRQLGEGFKICNI encoded by the exons ATGAGAAGACTTTTGCATCATTATTGCAAGACTATGCTCTTGGATTCTTTTCTTCCTCTGCAGACGAAATCCAAAG ATACCACTGAAGGAgattcctcctcttcttcactCACTCCTCAATGGAAGTTCGATGTCTTTCTAAGTTTTAGAGGTGAAGATACGCGCTATAATTTCACAGACCATTTGTACAATGCATTGCTGCAGAGGGGAATCAACACCTTTATAGATAATGATCTTGCTAGAGGAGAAGACATATCAGGAGAGCTTCTCAAAACAATTGAGGATTCAAGGATTTCAGTCATCGTATTCTCTGAAAACTATGCATCGTCAAAGTGGTGTTTGGACGAACTTGTTAAGATCCTTGAATGTAAAGAATCAAAGAAACAATTGGTTTGGCCAATCTTTTACAAGGTGGATCCATCTGATGTGCGGAACCAAAGAGGTAGTTTTGGTGAGGCAATTGTGCAGCATGAACACAAGTTTAAGGATGACATTGAAAAAGTCAACAGATGGAGGGTAGCTCTTTCAAAAGCAGCAGATTTGTCAGGCAGCCATTTCTTTGACGG TTATGAATCCAAATTTATCCATGAGGTGGTTGAGGAGATTTCGGTCAAGGTACTACGCCGCACATATTTGAATGTGGCTAAGCATCCAGTTGGGATACAACGTCGTCATCAATGTGTGGAAGAGCTCTTAGGTGTTGGGGAAAATGATGTTCGAATGGTAGGGATATGGGGCATCGGTGGAATTGGTAAGACAACACTTGCTAAAGCTATTTATAATTCAAATGCGGATAAGTTTGAAGCTAGCTATTTTATGTATAATGTTAGAGAACATTCAACGATGGTTGGAGGCCTAGTCCAACTACAGCAGTCCTTTCTATCTGAGATTATGGGAAAAAAGACGCTAGCAGTGGTTAATGTTGACAGAGGAATCAATGTGATAAAGGAAAGAGTGAGAAATAAAAAAGTTCTCTTAATTCTTGATGATGTCAATCAATTGGACCAGTTAAACAACTTAGCCGGAGGGTGTGATTGGTTTGGTTCTGGCAGTAGAATTATCATAACAACTAGAGATAAGCATTTGCTAGATGTTCATCAAGTTCATTCAATCTATGAGGTTGAGGGGTTAGATTTTGATGAAGCTCTCGAGCTTTTAAGTTGGAATGCCTTCAAAAGAAATGTACCTTTAGATGATTATATGGAACTTGCAGAGCATGCAGTAAACAATGCCCAACGCCTTCCATTGGCTTTGACAATTTTAGGTTCTCATCTTTGTGGTAGAAGCATAGAGAAATGGAAGGCTGCACTAGAGAGTTACAAAAGAGTTCCTAACAAAGACATTCAAGGCATTCTCAAAATAAGTTATGATGGATTGGATTACTCTGAGAAGGAAGTGTTTCTTGATATTGCATGTTTCTTGAAAGGGAGGAATATGGACTATGTGAAGCAAATACTAGAATCGTGTGACCTCGACCCTGTCATTGGTATTGAAGTACTTAAAGAAAAGGCCCTCATAACTATTACTAAATGGAGCCATGGTATTGAGATCATTTGGATGCATGACTTTTTAGAAGAATTGGGAAAAGAGATAGTACACCAAGAATCACCCACTGAGCCAGGAAAACGTAGCAGATTGTGGTTTCATGAAGATGTATACCATGTTCTGACAGAAAATACT GGAACAGATCAAGTTAAAGGCATCATGATTCGGTTACCCCGACGAGAGGTGATATGTTTGAGTGATAAATGCTTCTCAAATATGAAAAACCTTAAATTCTTTATAAACTGTAATGCATCCCTCTCTGGAGATGTTGATCATCTCCCCAATGAGTTAAGGTTCCTTGATTGGCCTGGATGTCATCTACAATCTTTGCCTTTCAATTCTAATCGGAAGAAGCTTGATGTACTGAATATGCCATACAGTCTCATCAGACAATTGGGGGAGGGATTCAAG ATATGCAATATCTGA